A window of the Roseburia sp. 831b genome harbors these coding sequences:
- the secY gene encoding preprotein translocase subunit SecY — protein MLETLRNAFKIKDIRNRIIFTFFMLIVIRIGSQLPIPGVDSSVFANWFDSQTADGMGFFDAVTGGSFYNMSIFALNITPYITSSIIMQLLTIAIPKLEEMQRDGEEGRKKIVEITRYLTIALALIESVAMAIGFGRGGYLTEFNALNVIMVVTTLTAGSAVLMWIGERITEKGVGNGISIVLTINIISRMPDDIGSLYEQFISGKSVPKGVLAAVIIIAIIVAMVVFVVFLQGGERRIPVQYSKKIQGRKQVGGQSTHIPLKVNTGGVIPVIFAQSLLQTPVIIASVLNKGNGNGIGSKILKGMSQSNWCNPSQPIYNIGLVVYIVLIIAFAYFYTSITFNPLEIANNMKKAGGFIPGIRPGKPTSDYLNKILNYIVFIGAVGLAIVAFVPIFFNGVFGADVSFGGTSIIIIVGVVIETLKQIESQMLVRYYKGFLND, from the coding sequence TAGAGACACTCCGTAATGCATTTAAAATTAAAGATATTCGAAATAGAATTATTTTTACTTTTTTCATGTTGATCGTCATCAGAATAGGAAGTCAGCTTCCTATTCCTGGTGTCGACAGCAGTGTATTTGCAAATTGGTTTGATAGTCAGACTGCGGATGGAATGGGATTTTTTGATGCAGTAACAGGTGGTTCATTTTATAATATGTCAATCTTTGCATTGAATATTACACCTTACATTACGTCTTCCATTATTATGCAGCTTCTTACAATTGCTATACCAAAATTGGAAGAGATGCAGCGTGACGGAGAAGAGGGTCGTAAGAAGATTGTTGAGATCACCAGATATTTGACAATCGCATTAGCGTTGATTGAATCAGTTGCAATGGCAATCGGATTTGGCAGAGGCGGATATTTAACAGAATTTAACGCACTGAATGTTATCATGGTAGTGACAACCTTAACAGCAGGTTCAGCAGTCTTAATGTGGATTGGTGAACGTATCACTGAAAAAGGTGTTGGAAATGGTATTTCCATCGTACTTACTATTAACATCATTTCCCGTATGCCAGATGACATTGGTTCCTTATATGAACAGTTTATATCTGGAAAATCCGTTCCAAAGGGAGTGTTAGCAGCTGTAATTATTATTGCGATTATTGTGGCAATGGTAGTTTTCGTTGTATTCCTTCAGGGCGGCGAAAGAAGAATTCCAGTTCAGTATTCCAAGAAAATTCAGGGTAGAAAACAGGTAGGCGGTCAGTCTACTCACATTCCTCTGAAGGTAAATACTGGTGGTGTTATCCCGGTTATCTTTGCACAGTCATTGTTGCAGACACCTGTTATCATTGCCAGTGTACTGAATAAGGGAAATGGTAATGGAATCGGAAGTAAGATTTTAAAAGGAATGTCCCAGTCTAACTGGTGTAATCCAAGCCAACCGATTTACAACATTGGTTTGGTAGTTTACATTGTACTTATTATTGCTTTTGCTTATTTCTATACATCCATTACATTCAATCCATTAGAGATTGCAAACAATATGAAAAAAGCTGGTGGCTTTATTCCTGGTATCAGACCTGGAAAACCAACCAGTGATTATCTGAATAAGATATTAAATTACATCGTCTTTATAGGTGCAGTCGGATTAGCAATCGTTGCATTTGTTCCAATTTTCTTTAACGGTGTATTTGGTGCTGATGTTTCCTTCGGTGGAACATCCATTATTATCATCGTCGGAGTTGTAATTGAGACATTGAAACAGATTGAATCCCAGATGTTAGTACGTTATTATAAAGGATTCTTAAACGATTAA